The sequence AAGTCAAGGTTGTATTTCTGCTTGAGTTCCATTGCTTTCATTGGAATGGTCATCAGATCCCAGTCATCCTGGGTGCATTTCTCACCGTTCTGTGCACGGTCATAAAAATCAAAGCAATTTACTGATTTTGTGAATGTCATTTTAATTTCTCCTCAAATTATGCGCTCATAAGCTCAAGTGCTACTCTTGCTGCCTCTGCTGCATTTTCGGCTGTGCCGTCTGCACCACACTCAGCGATCCATTCATCTGTGACTGGTGCGCCACCGAACATGATCTTGACTTCGCCCCTGAGGTTCTCTTCTTCAAGTAACCTTACTACGTCTTTCTGGCCGAGCATTGAGGTTGTCATAAGTGCGGAACCTACAAGGATCATCTTCTTGCCCTTGTTCTTTGCAATTGCTTCAACAACATCTTCGTTTGGAATATCTGTTCCAAGGTCCATGATCTCAAATCCATTTGCACCGAGCATTGTTGTAACAAGACGGTGGCCGAT is a genomic window of Methanococcoides methylutens containing:
- a CDS encoding corrinoid protein, whose product is MGNQELFDKLKNAIVNQDINGCPAMTQEALDAGISAFDIINEALAPGMKIVGDNFEAATIYLPQIMMSAKAMKAAMEILEPVLAEEKTGEGVGMAVTFVQEGDIHDIGHRLVTTMLGANGFEIMDLGTDIPNEDVVEAIAKNKGKKMILVGSALMTTSMLGQKDVVRLLEEENLRGEVKIMFGGAPVTDEWIAECGADGTAENAAEAARVALELMSA